The DNA sequence ATGTCCCAGCACCGGCGGGCCCTGCTTATTATGAGCATGTTGAATCTTAAAAAAAGACCATGAAAAATAAAACAATAAAACGCCGTATAACAGCAATTGTATTTCTAATTACAATTGCTTGTTTTTCTCAGAATCGGAGTCAGACAATCGTTCCGTTAGGATTTTTTTATTCTAAAATTAAAAGTCAAAAGAACCCACAGCTAATTGATGCGAGAGGTCCGGAAGAATTTGCTTTAAATCATATCGAAGGTGCCGTCAACTTGAACCTTCAATCCGAAAATTACGCCAAATATGTGGCCCATTTAGATCCATCAAAACCGGTATTCATTTATTCCATCGGAGCCGGAAGAAGTGTGGCTCTTGCAGACGAATTACTAAAAAATGGCTTTAAGGAAGCCTATAGTTTAGAAGGTGGAATTGCAAGTTGGATTGGTGCCGGAAAACCTTTTTACAGCAATTCGAAAAGCAAATTATCTCTAGCCGAATATAAAAAACTCATTACAGAGAATAATTTCGTTTTAGTTGATATCGGATCCAAATATTGCGGTGCCTGCAAAAAAGTCAAACCGGTTCTGGAAACTCTGAAAGCCCAATATGGCGAAAATTTAAAAATTGTAGAAATTGAACTCGAAGACAGCCCACAGGTAATTGCTGATTTAAAAACAATACAAGTTTTCCCTACTCTGATCTTATACAAAAACGGGAAAATAACCTTTAAAAAAGAAGGCTCTGCTGATTTGAAAAACGAAGTTGATTTGGCTTTGGCAAACAATTTAAACTAACCCAATTTCAATTATAACAGCCGTTTAAACCGTATTCAATGAAAACCATTATAGCGACCTCATCTCCTATTATTGGTTTTCATTTTTCAAATAAAATCTTTACATGTCAATTAAAACAAAACAATTTACAATTCACGAAGACTGGACCGTCGTCATTTTAGGATTTTTAATAATTGGGATCTCCCTATTTATTTTTCTTCCTTCAGTGCCCGTTTTCAAATGGTCAAATCTAACCGATTTACAAAACGATGTTTTTGATTCCGGCAATCTTCAAATTCTTCTATTACAGTTTTTATATTTCATTTCTATAGGAACCATAGGTGTTTTTCTCGTTGGGAAATCGGTCAAAAACTTCTTAATTGTTTTTCCTTTAGTCTATTTACTGACCGTCATTGCTTTAATTATTGCCGGAAATTCTGTTTTGAAAGGATTCAATTTAGAAGCCGTTATTTTTAGTCTGATTCTCGGTTTGTCCATTGGTAATTTCTTCAAACTTCCTGACTGGTTTCGTGCCGCACTTTCGACAGAAGTCTTTGTGAAAATAGGTTTGGTTTTATTGGGTACCAGTGTTATTTTTTCCGATATTCTTAAAGCGGGATCATTAGGATTATTTCAGGCATTACTGGTGGTATTGTCGGTTTGGTACTTTGCTTTTTGGCTTTGCAAAAAACTAAAAATAGATGACGAACTTGCCCTGATGATTTCGAGCGCAGTTTCTATTTGTGGCGTTTCTGCTGCCATTGCGACTTCGGGGGCTATAAAAGGAGATGCCAAAAAACTGTCCTATGTCATCTCGATTGTACTGGTAACGGCCGTACCAATGATGATTTTTATGCCGATTATTGCCAAATATTTCGACTTTCCGGAAGAAGTAACCGGAGCTTGGTTAGGCGGAAGCATTGATACTTCGGGAGCTGTTGCCGCTTCCGGTACATTGGTTGGCGAAACCGCTTTAAAAATCAGTACTATTGTAAAGTTTTCGCAAAATGTATTGTTAGGATTAGCCGCTTTTGCCATTTCAGTTTATTGGACGTATAACGACAATACACAATCTGCAACCGAAGTTTCTAAACCAACTTTAGGCGTAATTTGGCAACGTTTCCCAAAATTCGTAATTGGTTTTATTGCTGCCTCCCTCCTTTTTTCCTTCCTGATTGCTCCGGAAATTCGAAACGAGGTAAAAGACAGTTTAAAAAATCTACAAGGGATTTGGTTTGCTTTGGCTTTTACCAGTATTGGTCTGGAAACCAATTTCAAAGATTTACTAAGCAATACCAGTAAAAAACCATTATATGCCTTTCTGATTGCACAATTATTCAATATTATCATTACACTCCTAATTGCATTTTTGCTTTTCAATAAGTAAATTTAGATTCCAATTTTAAACAAAAACAGCATGAAAAAAATAGCAACCCTACTACCACTCCTGTTTCTATCGGTAGTTTTAGTTCAGGCGCAAAGTAAAACAGCAGCTTCAAAACCCAATATAATCCTGATCATGGTCGATGATATGGGGTATTCTGACTTGGGAAATTATGGTTCGGAAATAAAAACGCCAAATCTTGATAAACTGGCAAAAGAAGGAACAAGACTGCGTGAATTTTACAACAACTCAATTTGTGCGCCAACCAGAGCTTCATTATTAACAGGACAATACCAGCACAAAGCCGGTGTAGGTTTTTTTGATGTGAATTTAGGATTGCCCGCCTATCAAGGGTATTTAAACAAAGAGTCTCTCACGCTTGGAGAGGTTTTTCGCTCCGGAGGTTACAGTACCCTCTTATCCGGAAAATGGCATGTTGGTTCTGAAGATCAGGCACAATGGCCCAACCAAAGAGGGTTTGATAAATTTTATGGTATCTTAAAAGGTGCTGCCAGTTACTTTGACACCAAGCCGCTGCCTTTCGGAAAAAAACCTTATCCGGTGAAATTGCTTCGAAATAACGAAGAATTACATCCAAAAGATGATTCATATTATTTTACGGATGAGATTGGGAATAATGCAGTTACTTTCTTGGACGAACAAAACAAAGAAAACAAACCATTCTTTTTGTATCTGGCGTTTACGGCTCCACACTGGCCCTTGCAGGCAAAACCTGTTGATATTGCCAAATACAGAGGCAAATTTGATGAAGGCTGGGATGTGTTAAGAGACCGAAGAATTCAAAAACTAAAAGAAAACGGTATTTTACCCACAGATCAGACCGTAGCACCAAGAGATCCCGAAGTTCCGGAATGGAACAAACTAACTTACGACGAAAAACAATTCTGGAAAGCCAAAATGGAAGTATACGCAGCAATGGTAGACAATATGGATCAGAATGTGGGCAAAGTTCTGGAGAAGATTAAAGCATTGAAAAAAGACAAAAACACTTTGAT is a window from the Flavobacterium cupriresistens genome containing:
- a CDS encoding thioredoxin domain-containing protein; the encoded protein is MKNKTIKRRITAIVFLITIACFSQNRSQTIVPLGFFYSKIKSQKNPQLIDARGPEEFALNHIEGAVNLNLQSENYAKYVAHLDPSKPVFIYSIGAGRSVALADELLKNGFKEAYSLEGGIASWIGAGKPFYSNSKSKLSLAEYKKLITENNFVLVDIGSKYCGACKKVKPVLETLKAQYGENLKIVEIELEDSPQVIADLKTIQVFPTLILYKNGKITFKKEGSADLKNEVDLALANNLN
- a CDS encoding arylsulfatase, whose protein sequence is MKKIATLLPLLFLSVVLVQAQSKTAASKPNIILIMVDDMGYSDLGNYGSEIKTPNLDKLAKEGTRLREFYNNSICAPTRASLLTGQYQHKAGVGFFDVNLGLPAYQGYLNKESLTLGEVFRSGGYSTLLSGKWHVGSEDQAQWPNQRGFDKFYGILKGAASYFDTKPLPFGKKPYPVKLLRNNEELHPKDDSYYFTDEIGNNAVTFLDEQNKENKPFFLYLAFTAPHWPLQAKPVDIAKYRGKFDEGWDVLRDRRIQKLKENGILPTDQTVAPRDPEVPEWNKLTYDEKQFWKAKMEVYAAMVDNMDQNVGKVLEKIKALKKDKNTLIIFISDNGAQGGFNTYNPLGRGLVRNEGPIGTSGSFDYQEQNWAYLSNTPLQQYKNNMHEGGFSSPFIAWYPSKIKAGRIDKGTGHIIDLAPTFYELAGIEYPKAYNGVTTNPLVGSSLLPVLFNNVSQVDRGTPLFWERAGNRAVRDGKWKLVSSYPSYEWELYNIETDRGETTNVAQQNAGIVNQLSAAYFEWADRTGVVEYSKFKLKTELMPGGAALKK
- a CDS encoding YeiH family protein → MSIKTKQFTIHEDWTVVILGFLIIGISLFIFLPSVPVFKWSNLTDLQNDVFDSGNLQILLLQFLYFISIGTIGVFLVGKSVKNFLIVFPLVYLLTVIALIIAGNSVLKGFNLEAVIFSLILGLSIGNFFKLPDWFRAALSTEVFVKIGLVLLGTSVIFSDILKAGSLGLFQALLVVLSVWYFAFWLCKKLKIDDELALMISSAVSICGVSAAIATSGAIKGDAKKLSYVISIVLVTAVPMMIFMPIIAKYFDFPEEVTGAWLGGSIDTSGAVAASGTLVGETALKISTIVKFSQNVLLGLAAFAISVYWTYNDNTQSATEVSKPTLGVIWQRFPKFVIGFIAASLLFSFLIAPEIRNEVKDSLKNLQGIWFALAFTSIGLETNFKDLLSNTSKKPLYAFLIAQLFNIIITLLIAFLLFNK